One stretch of Salarias fasciatus chromosome 19, fSalaFa1.1, whole genome shotgun sequence DNA includes these proteins:
- the mocs1 gene encoding molybdenum cofactor biosynthesis protein 1 isoform X1 — MAHPALSYCRLLGRRDGLAHFRKLWVDGSSSRTYSGATTHRENEVELGESTLGAPNFSASLKNSSRKERLADSSVLPFSAFLTDNFGRRHSYLRISLTEKCNLRCQYCMPEEGVKLTPRGQLLSTSELLTLARLFVREGVDKIRLTGGEPLIRPDVLDIITELRKLEGLKTIAVTTNGINLARLSPKLKDAGLDLINVSLDSLVPAKFEFIVRRKGFHKVMEGIDKAIELGYNPVKINCVVMRGLNEDELLDFVALTEEKPVEVRFIEYMPFDGNKWNFKKMVSYQEMLDRIRQRWPNLETLQAAQADTAKMFKVPGFSGQVGFITSMSDHFCGSCNRLRITADGNLKVCLFGNSEVSLRDVLRSGASEDELLQIIGAAVGRKKKQHAGMFSISQMKNRPMVLIGTTSQGVLKKPQDRQGASSVVPSLTNDVVLNPTAARHARCSGSGRVLRRESLLCLSDRADLPHAALISSWKTFLGEGEPIRIRHHEELPHLAENILNVASFHSLCNNQFFNTRPTRFSTRTSALRDMNEGLGHARTRGPSALRSSTLRTPGAFCTLLMNAKSTAAQHNVRFYHSKDSSFAPSKSTSCQTGEPAAAAAAQLTHTDAQGRAAMVDVGGKAATARTASACATVLLGPAAFRLLRENQLAKGDAMAVAQLAGIMASKQTAALIPLCHPLPLDHAAVALRLDEPRRAVVVTATCRTTGRTGVEMEALTAAAVAALTVYDMCKAVSHDIVITDVKLLSKTGGKRDFHRDLSQTD, encoded by the exons ATGGCTCATCCTGCTCTCAGTTACTGCCGCCTGCTCGGCCGACGTGACGGTTTGGCGCATTTCAGGAAACTCTGGGTGGACGGGAGCAGCTCGCGGACGTACAGCGGCGCGACGACGCACAGGGAGAATGAAGTTGAACTTGGAGAGTCGACTTTAGGCGCTCCCAACTTCTCCGCATCTCTGAAAAACAGCTCCCGAAAG GAGAGGCTCGCAGACAGCAGCGTACTTCCCTTTTCAGCCTTCTTGACTGACAACTTTGGCCGTAGGCACAGCTACCTGCGCATCTCCCTGACTGAGAAATGCAACCTCCGCT GTCAGTACTGCATGCCGGAGGAAGGGGTGAAGCTGACGCCGCGGGGCCAGCTGCTGTCCACCTCAGAGCTCCTCACCCTGGCTCGCCTCTTTGTTCGAGAGGGAGTGGACAAAATCCGGCTGACCGGAGGAGAACCCCTCATCAGACCTGATGTGCTGGATATCATCA CTGAACTGAGGAAACTGGAGGGTTTGAAGACGATCGCCGTGACGACCAACGGCATCAACCTGGCCAGACTTTCACCGAAACTCAAAGACGCCGGTTTGGACCTGATCAACGTCAGCTTGGACTCACTGGTTCCCGCCAAGTTCGAGTTTATTGTGAGGCGGAAAG GGTTTCACAAAGTGATGGAGGGGATTGATAAGGCTATCGAGTTGGGTTACAATCCAGTCAAG ATCAACTGCGTGGTCATGCGAGGCCTCAACGAGGACGAGCTGCTGGACTTCGTGGCGCTGACTGAGGAGAAGCCGGTGGAGGTGCGATTCATCGAATACATGCCTTTTGACG GTAACAAGTGGAACTTTAAGAAGATGGTGAGCTACCAGGAGATGCTGGACCGCATCAGGCAGCGGTGGCCCAACCTGGAAACACTTCAAGCTGCACAGGCGGACACTGCCAAG ATGTTTAAAGTGCCGGGCTTCAGCGGTCAGGTGGGCTTCATCACCTCCATGTCCGATCACTTCTGTGGCTCCTGCAACCGTCTACGGATCACTGCAGACGGAAACCTGAAG GTGTGTCTGTTCGGTAACTCTGAGGTGTCCCTCAGAGACGTGCTGCGCTCTGGAGCCTCCGAAGACGAGCTGCTGCAAATCATCGGAGCCGCGGTGggcaggaagaagaagcagcacgCAG GGATGTTCAGTATCTCTCAGATGAAGAACAGGCCGATGGTCCTCATTG GCACGACGTCCCAGGGCGTTCTGAAGAAGCCACAGGACCGTCAGGGGGCCTCCTCCGTCGTTCCCAGCCTTACAAACGATGTAGTCCTTAACCCAACAGCCGCTCGCCACGCGCGCTGCTCCGGCAGCGGGAGAGTTCTGAGGAGAGAGAGTTTGTTGTGCCTTTCAGATCGCGCTGATTTACCCCACGCAGCCCTTATTAGCAGCTGGAAGACTTTCCTGGGTGAGGGGGAACCCATTAGGATACGTCACCATGAAGAACTCCCTCATCTGGCGGAGAACATTCTCAATGTAGCGTCCTTTCACTCACTGTGTAACAATCAGTTTTTTAACACTAGACCTACTCGTTTCAGCACACGCACAAGTGCTCTGAGGGACATgaatgaaggcctcgggcaTGCACGAACCAGGGGTCCCTCTGCTCTGCGGAGCAGCACACTGAGGACCCCAGGCGCTTTTTGCACACTACTAATGAATGCCAAATCAACCGCTGCACAGCACAATGTCAGATTCTACCACAGCAAAGACTCCAGTTTCGCACCAAGTAAATCTACAAGTTGCCAAACGGGcgagcccgccgccgccgccgccgcccagctGACCCACACAGACGCCCAGGGCCGAGCCGCCATGGTGGACGTCGGGGGGAAGGCCGCCACGGCCCGAACCGCCTCGGCGTGCGCCACCGTCCTCCTGGGACCCGCCGCCTTCCGTCTGCTGCGAGAGAACCAGCTGGCCAAAGGCGACGCCATGGCGGTGGCGCAGCTCGCCGGCATCATGGCCTCCAAGCAGACCGCCGCCCTCATCCCCCTCTGCCACCCGCTCCCGCTGGACCACGCCGCCGTCGCCCTCCGCCTGGACGAGCCGCGCCGCGCCGTCGTCGTCACGGCGACGTGCCGCACGACCGGCAGGACCGGGGTGGAGATGGAGGCCCTGACGGCGGCGGCCGTGGCGGCGCTCACCGTCTACGACATGTGCAAGGCGGTGAGCCACGACATCGTCATCACGGACGTCAAACTTCTCAGCAAGACCGGCGGGAAGAGGGACTTCCACCGTGATCTGAGCCAGACTGACTGA
- the mocs1 gene encoding molybdenum cofactor biosynthesis protein 1 isoform X2, whose protein sequence is MAHPALSYCRLLGRRDGLAHFRKLWVDGSSSRTYSGATTHRENEVELGESTLGAPNFSASLKNSSRKERLADSSVLPFSAFLTDNFGRRHSYLRISLTEKCNLRCQYCMPEEGVKLTPRGQLLSTSELLTLARLFVREGVDKIRLTGGEPLIRPDVLDIITELRKLEGLKTIAVTTNGINLARLSPKLKDAGLDLINVSLDSLVPAKFEFIVRRKGFHKVMEGIDKAIELGYNPVKINCVVMRGLNEDELLDFVALTEEKPVEVRFIEYMPFDGNKWNFKKMVSYQEMLDRIRQRWPNLETLQAAQADTAKMFKVPGFSGQVGFITSMSDHFCGSCNRLRITADGNLKVCLFGNSEVSLRDVLRSGASEDELLQIIGAAVGRKKKQHAGMFSISQMKNRPMVLIGG, encoded by the exons ATGGCTCATCCTGCTCTCAGTTACTGCCGCCTGCTCGGCCGACGTGACGGTTTGGCGCATTTCAGGAAACTCTGGGTGGACGGGAGCAGCTCGCGGACGTACAGCGGCGCGACGACGCACAGGGAGAATGAAGTTGAACTTGGAGAGTCGACTTTAGGCGCTCCCAACTTCTCCGCATCTCTGAAAAACAGCTCCCGAAAG GAGAGGCTCGCAGACAGCAGCGTACTTCCCTTTTCAGCCTTCTTGACTGACAACTTTGGCCGTAGGCACAGCTACCTGCGCATCTCCCTGACTGAGAAATGCAACCTCCGCT GTCAGTACTGCATGCCGGAGGAAGGGGTGAAGCTGACGCCGCGGGGCCAGCTGCTGTCCACCTCAGAGCTCCTCACCCTGGCTCGCCTCTTTGTTCGAGAGGGAGTGGACAAAATCCGGCTGACCGGAGGAGAACCCCTCATCAGACCTGATGTGCTGGATATCATCA CTGAACTGAGGAAACTGGAGGGTTTGAAGACGATCGCCGTGACGACCAACGGCATCAACCTGGCCAGACTTTCACCGAAACTCAAAGACGCCGGTTTGGACCTGATCAACGTCAGCTTGGACTCACTGGTTCCCGCCAAGTTCGAGTTTATTGTGAGGCGGAAAG GGTTTCACAAAGTGATGGAGGGGATTGATAAGGCTATCGAGTTGGGTTACAATCCAGTCAAG ATCAACTGCGTGGTCATGCGAGGCCTCAACGAGGACGAGCTGCTGGACTTCGTGGCGCTGACTGAGGAGAAGCCGGTGGAGGTGCGATTCATCGAATACATGCCTTTTGACG GTAACAAGTGGAACTTTAAGAAGATGGTGAGCTACCAGGAGATGCTGGACCGCATCAGGCAGCGGTGGCCCAACCTGGAAACACTTCAAGCTGCACAGGCGGACACTGCCAAG ATGTTTAAAGTGCCGGGCTTCAGCGGTCAGGTGGGCTTCATCACCTCCATGTCCGATCACTTCTGTGGCTCCTGCAACCGTCTACGGATCACTGCAGACGGAAACCTGAAG GTGTGTCTGTTCGGTAACTCTGAGGTGTCCCTCAGAGACGTGCTGCGCTCTGGAGCCTCCGAAGACGAGCTGCTGCAAATCATCGGAGCCGCGGTGggcaggaagaagaagcagcacgCAG GGATGTTCAGTATCTCTCAGATGAAGAACAGGCCGATGGTCCTCATTGGTGGGTGA